The Patescibacteria group bacterium region AAATAATTTCTCTGGAGCCTAATTGCCAGAAAAAGATAATAATCGCTAGGTTAAGCAGGAATACTCCCCACAGAATATATTTTCTGTTCATATTTTTATAAAGAATTTTTTAGATATTTATTTAAATTTTTAGCTTGGATTTTTTTGAGTTTAATCGCTTTTTTTAGGCTGAAGCCGTTGATTTTCGTTCTTTTTAAATCATAGAGATAAGCGCCGGTGCCTAGGGTTTGACCTAGGTCGTGAGCTAATGAGCGGATATAGGTGCCGGAAGAACACTTGACTCTAATTTTTAAGTGAGGCCAGCGGTAACTGGTGATTTTTATTTCATATATATTAATAGTTTGTGTTTTTGGCGTAAATGCTTCCGCGCGCCTGGCTAAGCGATAAGCTCTTTGTCCTTGTATTTTTTTAGCACTGAAGATAGGCGGTCTTTGCTCAATCGGGCCAGAATAGTTTAAGACGGCTTGTTTGATTTGAGTTTTTTTCAAGCGCTGACCATTATAGCTGGGTATGACCTCCTGCTCGCGGTCATAACTCGGACTAGTTGCCCCTAAATATATATCAGCTTGATATTCTTTATCCAGCTTAATCAATTTTCCTAGTTGTTTTGTATATTCCCTCCCCACGGCTAAAATCATGAGCCCTGAAGCTAGTGGATCTAGCGTCCCAGCGTGTCCGATGCGTTTCAAGCCGCTAACTCGCCTTAAGTAGTTGACCACCCCATGAGAGCTAAGTCCAAGCGGCTTATCAATCAGGATAAAACCGGTTTTAATTTCCATCATAGCTTAATTTTATAGAAGATTTACTTATTTTACCAGTTTTTGCTATAATAGAAGTGTTATTTAATTTATTTTTAATTTTATGGCTAGTAAGAAACAAACCGGGACTAAGACTAATAAAAACGAAGGGGCCAAGAAGACGTTTCGCTTCAAGGTTAATGGTCATGAAGCTTTAAGCAAGGTTAAAGAATTGATTAAAGCCGGTAATATCCGTAGGATTATAATCAAAAATGAGAAAGAGGAAGTCTTAATGGAGATTCCTTTGACCGCAGCTGTCATTGGAACGGTCTTTGCTCCAGTTTTGGCGGCCGTCGGAGCCTTAGCCGCTTTGGTCAATAAATGCACTATTGAAGTGGAGAAAAAGTAACCTTTGAAACTTTAGTAAAGAACCGCCTGAGTGGCGGTTCTTTTTTATTCTCGGATAAGTTTTAATACCTCTTCGGTTTTTGCTTTCATGATTTCCGGCCTGGTGGCCTCTAGGTTTAGACGTAATTTATTTTCCGTATTAGATCCTCTGACATTAAACCAAAAATCAGGATAACTAACTGAGAGGCCGTCTAATTTATTTATCTTCCCGTCCGCATACTTCTTGGCCAATTTTTCCAGGCTCGCCACTTTGTCCTTTACCTCGCTATTTATTTCCCCGGATAAGTAATATTTATTAAAAGGTTTAATATAATCAGCGGCGCTGACTGACTGACTGGAAATTTCTTGTAGCATCTTTAAAATAATGATTACCGGCATCTCAAAGCAGCCGATTTCCAGATTAAGATAAAAGTGTCCAGATGATTCACCAGCAAAGTAAATATTATCTTTCAGCATCTGTTCTTTTATTAAAGCGTGTCCGACTTTAGTTACCACCGCTTCCCCGCCATTTTCTAAAATCAAATCCTCAGTTATTTTACCCGGTCTGATATCGTAGCCGATTTTTGATTTTGGTTTGTCTTTAAGGAACAGCTTAGCTAACAGTCCACGAATGATCGCCTGATTGATAGTTTGGCCTTGGTTGTCGAAAAAGAAAACCCGGTCACCATCACCATCGATGGCGATGCCCAGATCAGCTTTTTCCTTGATGATAGTTGCTTTTATTTGTTGATTGTTCTCTTCTTTTAGGGGGTCAGCTTCGTGGATCGGGAAGGATCCGTCCAGTTCAAAGTTGAGAGGGATTAATTTTGGCGGGATTAAGTTGAAAAGTCTCTCGATGTATAAAGATCCCATGCCATTAGCTGTGTCCACTACCACTTTTAGTGCTTTGATTTGCTCGGCTTGGGCATATTTGAGGTCGTGTCTGATTTGTTCTTCTAAGACGTTATCCAAAATCCGTAGTTCACCGCGGTCCTTAATTTTAGGAAAATCATTCGCTTCAACTAACTTTAATAAATCCTGTAAGCCGCTGTCGCCACTTACTGGTCGAGCTTTAGATCTAACTATTTTGAAACCGTTCCACTCTTTGGGGTTGTGGGAGGCCGAAATCATTAAGCCGCCATCATAATTATAGTTAGCTACGGCAAAATAGAAGGTCGGCGTAGATACTAGATTAATATCGATAACATCTGCTCCTGCGTCAAGTAGCCCTTCTATTAAGGAGCTCTTTATATCTTCGGAGGACAGCCTCATGTCTCTGCCAACCACCACTTGCATCCTGTCGCTCGACTTTAAATAATCAGGATCCTTTCGTCTAAGGGCAACATAAGCTTGTCCCAAGCGATAGGCCAAATCATTATCAAAGTCTTGCCCGTAGACACCTCTTATATCATAAGCCTTGAAGATTTCTGGTTTAAACATATTAGTATTTTTCTTTTTTTAAGAAATACATTAAGCCTAGTCCCCATAGGGTGGCCAATAAAGATATGAGCCAGCCGATTATCGGCAATGAGAACAGAATCCAGCTAGCAGTGACGCCGATGACCAAAACCAATATCAAATTGTCTTTTTTATTAGGAATTAAGCGTTTACTTAGGTATAGGCCAAAGACAATGGCGACCACTATCTTGCTTAGATATAAAGCAATCAGCCAAAAAGCTAAAGTAATTAAAGCCAAAGGTAAGCCAATAAAGGTTAGAGCCAAGATTAGTGCAATGATTGGAGTTAGTAATAATATGACTATTCCGGGCCACAAAGTTTTTTTCATTTTTTCCGGGAGATCCTTATCTAAATCTTTGATTTTATTTCTGAATAAATTGATAATTATTAAACCAACGACTAAAGCGGCGAATAAAGAGTAGAGGCGACGCCATAGCCAAGAAGAAAACTGGTCGCCCGACTTCTCCTTGATTTGATTTTTAGTAATTTGGCCACTAATAACCGAGGGATTCATTATGTTTGCCTCCTTATTGGCCGTATAATTTAAATCACCCTTGATGATCGCGTCAGAATAAATATTAATCGGATTTATTTGACCATTGTTCGGTACCCTTAAATAAACATTTTTTCCGATTTTACTACTAATGTTCAATATATTAGCTGAGGCATAGACATTAGATCCAACTCCGCCTTTAAGATCGGCGCTGGTAGCCGCTAAGACTAAATCGCCGCCGGCATTAGCGCCGTCATTAAACACAACTTTGGAGCCCAGGACGTTGATGTTTTTTCCTGTATTGCCGTTAAGATTAATATCTCCGCCAAAAACTCTGATATCACCCAGAACTTCACCATTGATATTAATAGTTTGGGCTATGGCGATAACGTCTCCCTGAATTTGGCCATTGATAGTCAGGGTTTGGCTAGCTGAGACTAAATCACCTTGAATCTGGCCGTCTATAACGACGCTTTGGCCTACCAGATATGTACTGTCGCTTCTAATCTCTTCTTTTGGTATATAGATATTGGTCGGGTCATAGCTACTCGCCGCTCTGGCTATTATGGGACTGGTAACCAGGATAAGCAAGGAAAAGATAAGAAATTTTAGCTTGTTTTTAGACATATAAGCCTTGTTAAAATATTGATTTTATTGTATTATACCGTTATTATAACGCTAAAATATGACAAAAGTAAACCCGGAAAAATTAGCATTAACTGATATTCTTGGCCAGCGTATCGAATCTTTAGCAGATTTAGAAAAAGCCAAAAGATTATCGGCTAAAAAATATCATATTCCCACAGTCCTTAATTCTACGATTCTTAGAGAATATCGTCATCTTTTAAGCTTGGGGAGAAGACGAGACGAGCGATTAGAGCGTCTTTTAAGAAAAAGGACAATCAGAACCTTATCCGGTATCGCACCGGTAGCAGTTTTGACCAAAGTTTACCCTTGTCCAGGCCGCTGTGCCTATTGTCCCAATGAGAAGGACGTACCAGTTAGCTACTTGGCTAATGAGCCGGCGGTAATGAGAGCTATTCGCTGCCAATATGATCCATATAAACAAGTCACCATGCGTTTATATGCTTTAGAGAACAACGGTCATGAGCCGACAAAAATCGAGATTATTGTTATCGGTGGTACCTGGAGTTATTTGCCAGAGAGGTATAAATTTTGGTATATCCTTAATTGTTTCCGAGCCGCTAACGATTATCCAAATAACAAAAATAATCCTAAGCTAAAGTCTTTAAAGGCGCCTTTTGGACAAAATCTTGCTTTATCAGAATTAAAGAAGCGCTTATTAATTGAGCAGAAAAAAAATGAAAAGGCGGTTTATAAAATTATCGGCTTAACCCTAGAGACCAGGCCTGATTATATTAACGACAAGGAGTTGAAAGAAATGCGTATCTTGGGGTGCACGCGAGTGGAAATGGGGGTGCAAGCTATTGATGATAGGATTTTACGCCTCAATCAAAGAGGGCACGGGGTAGCCGAGATAATCGCGGCGACCAAATTACTAAAGAGCTACGGCTTTAAGATTACCTATCATATTATGCCCGCCCTGCCCGGGTCTACTCCCGCCAAAGACCTAAAGATGTTTAAGGAGTTGTTCAGCTCGGAAAGCTATCAGCCCGACCAGATTAAATTTTATCCGACCATAGTAACCGCTGGGACCCTGCTCTATAGATGGTACCGGCAGGGTAAATATAAACCTTATACCGATAAGCAATTACAGGGATTGATTGTCAGGTGCAAGGAATCTGTCCCGGAGTATGTGCGAATTATCCGCTTGATTCGGGACATCCCAGGGGAATCTATTATTGCCGGCAACCTGATTACTAATTTGCGACAAGTAATGAAAGATAAAGGAGTAAAATGTAATTGTATCAGATGTCGCGAGGCTAAAGATTCGAAATTTTCAAAAACCGATTTTTTTATAAAAGTAAATAGTTATAAAGCTTCTGGTGGTCAAGAATATTTCATTTCAGCGGTTTCGCGAGATGGTCGGATTCTCTATGGTTTTTGCCGTTTGAGATTAGATGCCAGCAGTCGAGTGGCCCCCGCCTTGATTAGGGAATTACATGTTTATGGAGAATTGGTTTCGGTTGGCGCCAAGAAGAAAACCCAGCACAGCGGTCTAGGCAAGGAATTAATGAAGAACGCCGAAGCTATAGTTAAACAGAATAAGATTAAGAAGATGGCGGTTATTTCCGGAGTCGGAGTCAGGGATTATTATAGAAAACTGGGCTATAAGCTGAAAGATAGTTACCTAGTGAAACAGATAAAGTCTTATTAAATAAAGCGAAGTTAATCTTAATATTTAAATAAAATCATTTTTGACGGCGGCGTCATTCCTGTTTAGAATAAGAAAAAATAAACCATTCGCTCTTTTTAAAATTTAGGTCATGGAAATTGTCGTCAAATTTACCCCAGAAAATTTTTCGGATTGGCAGAACCGCGGCTTTGCTAGAGTTCCTCTGGCGAGAGAAAATCTAATAGGTGTGGTCGAAGTCCGTTTAAAAGCAACCGAAATTAACAATATTGAACGCACGGAAACCGACTTAATCTATCATAGTCGCTTCTTTAAGCGTCCCGGTCCGGACAAAGGAGATAGTCTGTAAGTTTTAGGTAGCGCTTCATAAAGAAGCGTTATTTTTATAGGCAAAATCAAGCTTATTTGTTGAAAAAAATAATTTTGACAAAAGCAGGCGTCTAAATTAAGATTAAGATATGAATTACAAGGATTTATCACAACAGGATCAGGATGTCTGGAAAATAATCGAGCGGGAAACCAGGCGCCAACAAGAAGAGATCGAACTAATCGCCTCAGAAAATTATGTTTCTAAGGCGGTTTTAGAGGCAATGGCTACGGTCCTAACTAATAAGTATAGCGAGGGCTATCCAGGTAAGCGCTACTATGGCGGCAATCAAGTAATCGATGAAATTGAGTCTTTAGCAGTTTCTCGTTGTCAGAAGCTATTTAAAGCTGAGCACGTTAACGTTCAGCCATTATCTGGCTCCCCGGCCAATGCCGCTGTCTATATGGCCTTTTTAGAGCCGGGGGACAAGGTTTTGGGCTTAAAGCTCGATCATGGTGGTCACTTGTCACATGGCCATAGTGTTAATTTTTCCGGCCGGTTGTATAATTTTGTCCAGTATGGCGTCAAGGCAGAAACGGGCATGATCGACATGGAAGAAGTCAGGGAAATTGCTCTAAAAGAAAAACCTAAGATGATCGTGGCCGGATTCAGCGCTTATTCTAGGGAGATTGATTGGCTCGGGTTTAAAAAGATCGCTGATGAAATCGGCGCCTATACTTTTGCCGATATCGCTCATATCGCCGGCTTGGTTGCAGCCGAAGTTTTAGATAACCCCGTGCCGATTTTCGATGTCGTTTCAAGTACAACCCATAAGACTTTACGTGGTCCAAGGGGGGCGATTATTATGTGCAAGGAACAATTTGCCAAACAGATTGATCGGGCGGTGTTTCCAGGTATGCAGGGTGGCCCGCATGACCATATTACCGCCGCTAAGGCGGTGGCCTTTGGCGAGGCCCTACAGCCAGAGTTTAGAGATTACGCTGAACAAGTGGTTAAAAATGCCCAAGCAATGGCGGCCGAATTTATAGCTAGAGGTTACAGGGTGGTTTCTGGGGGGACAGATAATCACTTAATGGTACTTGATTTATCAAGTAGAGGTTTGGTCGGTAAATTAGCCGAACAGACGCTTGAAAAGATTGGCATTTCTGTTTCCCGCTCTACTATTCCCAATGATCCTAATCCTCCGATGAATCCCTCTGGTTTGCGTCTAGGCACCCCAGCGGTGACTACCCGTGGCATGAAAGAGGCAGAAATGGCAGCGATTGTTGATTTGATTGATCAAGCTCTAAATAATATCGATAATGAAATAAAGCTCAATGAGCTGAAAGATAGAGTCAGGGATTTATGTGCTAAATTCAAGTTAAACTATTAATGGATATTTATGGAGATTATTGACGGTAAAAAGATTGCTGAAAGGATTAAAGATGAGATAGTGGCGGAGACTTGCCAAATAGCAAATTCGGCCTCGAATAGAAGGCCGAATTTAGCAATTATTTTGGTTGGCGAGCGGGAAGACTCCAAATTGTACGTTTCTTTAAAGGAAAAAGAAGGCGTTAAGATCGGGATTGATACAAATTTATATAAGTTAGATGAATCAACCAGTGAAGCGGAAATTTTAAATCTGATCGGCTTCCTTAATCGCGATGAGATGATCGATGGCATTTTAGTTCAGTTGCCTTTGCCAGAAAAATTTGATACCGACAAGATCATTAAGACAATTAATCCTCTAAAAGATGCTGATGGCTTCCATCCCCAGCATCCCGCTTATTTGATTTCTCCAGTGCTGGGATCAATTCTGGAGATTTTAAAAGAAATAAAATTTTCTAGCCAGGGGAAGCGGGCTTGTGTATTGTATAATTCTGAAGTTTTTGGCTCGACATTAGCTGCCAGCCTGAAGTCTTTAGGCTTGGTAATCGATTTAGTCTCCTTTAAGGATCTAGACCTTTCAGATGATAAAAAGCAACAATCTAAACGTGGAGAGACAAAAAAAATCAGTGTTCAGGCCGATCTTCTAATCAGCGCTTTAGGTTTGCCTGGCTTCGTAACCAAAGAAATGGTTAAATCGGGATCGGTAGTTATCGATATCGGAATTACCAAACTTGCCGGTAAAGTTAAGGGTGACGTCGACTTTACAGATGTTAAGGATGTAAGCGCTTATATTACTCCTGTTCCTGGCGGCATCGGCCCGCTGACGATCGCTTTATTATTCCGTAATGTATTAGAGATATATAAACACAGGAAATAGTACCGTTTATTAATTTTTTGCTAATCTTATAAGCCTGTTCAGGCTTATTTTAAACATGACAGCCATCGAGCTTAAAAAACAACAGTTGAGAGAGCTACTAAAGATTCATTTTGGTTATGAATCTTTTCGTCCTGGACAAGAACAGGCGATTGATAATATCCTACACGGCCGCCATACGGTCGTGGTTTTGCCTACCGGCGGAGGAAAGTCCTTGATATATCAATTGCCCGCCCTGGTTTTAGATGGTATCACTTTAGTCGTTTCGCCCCTGATCGCTTTAATGAAGGATCAGGTTGACTCCCTCGAAAGGGTGGGTATCCCGGCTACATATATAAATTCTTCTTTGAGTTTAGCCGAATCCGGCCAGCGTTTAGAAAAAATAAAAAAAGGCCTGTTTAAGTTGGTTTATGTGGCCCCAGAAAGATTCTATAACCAAGATTTCATTAACGACCTTAAGCAGCTTAAGGTTTCGTTGTTTGCTATCGATGAAGCTCATTGTATTAGCCAATGGGGGCACGATTTTCGTCCCAGCTATCTTAAACTGAAGGAAGCGATTCGCTTCTTCGGCCAGCCAACCGTGGTAGCGCTGACGGCAACAGCAACGCCTGAAGTGAGAGACGACATCGTGAAACAGTTGAATTTAATGAACCCGGACTTAGTTATCAAAGGTTTTGCTCGTCCTAATTTACAGTTTGGCGTCATCCAAAGCAATGATAGCCAAAAGATAGATTTTATCGTCGATGTCATTAAGAATATGGAGCATGGCTCAGGTATAGTTTATGTTGGCACCAGGAATAAGGCGGATGAATTAGTGGAAATCCTTTTAGCTAATGACATCAAGGCCGTCGTCTATCACGCCGGCATGGATAGCGATAGTCGGGATTGGGTCCAGGACAGCTTCTTAAGGGGGCAAGCCCAGGTCGTAGTCGCTACTAACGCCTTTGGCTTAGGAATCAACAAGAAGGACATTCGATTTGTCATCCATCATGATTTGCCTGGCACAATCGAAGCCTATTACCAAGAAGCCGGCCGAGCCGGTCGGGACAATCAGCCTAGTTTTTGCCTTTTATTCTATTCTCCTAAAGACAGGTATTTAAGAGAGTTCTTCATTAAAGGTGATAATCCTTCGCCCGAAATCATCAGTGAAATTTATGAGTTTTTAATTGGCGCTGAAAGCGATCATGATGGTTCCATTCTTATTACTTATAGCGATATCATTAAAAATCTATCAGACAATGTGCCAGAGATGTCAGTAGGTACGGCCCTAAAAGTCTTAGAGAGGCATGGCTATATCACCCGTCCGAATGAAAAGACGGCCAATGCCTATATAAAAGTTCAAGGTCAGGAGACTGATCTGCGGGCAGCCGTCGGTCGGAGGGCTAAAGTTCAAGCTGAGATCATCGAGAAGCTTTTAGAAAGCCAGACCGATAAGCTTTTTAGCGGTTGGGAAATAAACCTTGAAGAGTTGGCCGCTATTTTGAAAGTTAAAAAAGAGTCTTTAGTTAGGACGCTTAAGAAGCTGCAAGAAAGGCAACTATTGGAATATCGTCCACCCTTCAAAGGCACGGAAATTAAAATCCTTAAAAGAGTTGACCCCTTTGACCTCGATTTAAACCATAGGGCGCTCCGGGAGAAAGCCGCTCGGGCCTATGAGAAGCTAGATGAGATGGAATCTTACGTCTATAATCTAGGTTGCCGTCAGACCTATATCCTTAATTATTTTGGCGATCATAGTTCTAGCGATTGCGGGCAGTGTGACCGTTGTCTTAAAACGGATAAGCTGAAATCTTCTGGGCAGGAGGATTTTCGAAATAAAGAGTATTTAAGCTAATATGGATAGGCAGACAGAGCAAAACTTATTAAAGATAGTCAGGAACAACTACCAAACGGTCGCTGAAGAGTTTAATGTTACTCGTAAAAAAGAGGTCTGGCCGGAGATAAAAGAATTAGCCGCTGAGATTAAGGATGGAGACAAGGTGTTGGATGTTGGTTGCGGTAATGGTCGCTTACTCGAGGCTTTAACTGGTCGGAATATTGAATATTTAGGCATTGATCAAAGCCAGAATTTAATTGAGCTAGCTAAAACGAACCACCCCTTAGCCGATTTTCGTACCGGCGATTTATTGGACTTGGGGCAGATAGACAGTCATGGTTTCGATCACGTTTTTTGTTTAGCGGTTTTTCATCATTTGCCTTCAGATAAGTTGAGGATACAGGCCCTAAAACAACTGAAAAATAAAGTCGGTTTTGAGGGTCGGATAATTATCAGTGTTTGGAATTTATGGGGGCACAGAAAATACCGTTCATTAATTTGGAAATTCTTTTTTTTAAAACTTCTTAAAAAACATCGGATGAAATTTGGCGACGTCTTATTCTCTTGGAAGAATAGCCAGCAGCAAGTGGTTAGTCAAAGGTATTATCATGCTTTTAGGACGCGCCAGCTAAAGGACTTGGCGAAAAGGGCTGATTTGAAAATCACCAAACTTTATCACGATAAATATAATTATTGGCTTATTTTAGAAAAGAAAAAATGAATTTAAAAAATAGCTTTTTCTTGACACCCCCTAGGGGTGTGTGCTAATATGTAAGCCTATGAAAACAACTGAACAAAGGATCAATAATATCATCGGCCAGCTGGAGGGCGTTAAGAAATCCCTAAGCCAGAAGAATAAGGATTGCTTCAAGCTGATTATCCAGCTGAAAGCGATAAAATCGGCAGCCTCAGCCTTGATCGATAAGGTTATTCAAGATGAATTCGTCGCTTGTTGGCCCCAATCTCAGGCTAAGAAGGATAAGATCCAAAAAATATTCACTGAAATAATTAAAAAATAAAATATAAAAATTAAGTTTAAATTTTATGTCAAACGCTTTAGAATTAAACGTCGGTAACTTTAAAGAAGAAGTTTTATCAAGCCCAGTGCCGGTTTTAGTAGATTTTTGGGCACCTTGGTGTATGCCTTGCCAGATGATGGCCCCAATCCTAGATGAATTGGTTGTAGATATGGGGGGGCGAGTCAAGATAGCTAAGGTTAATACCGAAGAGAGCGAGAACGCTTCTTTAGCCCAGGAATACCAGATCCAGAGTATTCCTAATATGAAGCTTTTTCGGGATGGGAAAATTATCGGTGAATTCATCGGTTTAAGAGACAAGAATACCCTAAAAGGAGAAATTGAAAATTTAATAAAATAGATATGAGCATCTTCGCGGATAACCTTAAACGTTTGGAAAAAGTCGCATCGCTTGAAGGCATAGATGCCTCAGAGATGTCCGTCTTATTGAAACCAAAAGAGGTTAATCGGGCCGAATTAGAGATTGGCGGCCAGCGCTACCCCGCTTGGCGTATAGTCTATAATCGCGCTTTGGGACCGGGTAAGGGTGGAATCAGGTTTCACCCTGAGGTTTCTGAGGATGAAGTCCAGTCCCTAGCTTTTTGGATGGCCCTTAAAAACTCTTTAGCTGATATTCCTTATGGTGGCGCTAAAGGAGGGATCAAACTAGACCCAAAAAAGATGAGCCCCCAGGAGTTAGAGCAGATTAGCCGCGCTTATATTGACCAAATGTACCCTTTTTTAGGGCAAGACAAGGATATTCCCGCCCCAGATGTGTACACTAATGCGCAAATCATGGCCTGGATGCTAGATGAGTATGAAAAAAAAGTCGGGCATCATGAGCCGGGCATGATTACCGGAAAGCCTTTGGAATTAGGCGGCTTAGCTCTCAGGTCAGACGCAACCGCTCAAGGTGGGTATTTGATAATTAAAGAAATGATTGCCGCCTTGTCCGAAAAGACCAAGGGGCTTAAAATCGTGGTCCAGGGTTTTGGTAACGCCGGACTTTTCATTACAGAAAAATTGCATAATGATGGCCACAAGATTATCGCCGTTAGTGATAGTCGGGGAGGTATATATAACCAAGCTGGACTAGATATCCGCGAACTGGCGATTTGGAAAAACAGCGGCCAAGCCGTCGGCGACTATAAGGATGGAGAAAAAATAGATAATTCCCAGCTTCTAGAACTGGATTGCGATATCTTAGTCTTAGCCGCTCTAGAAAATCAGATAACTAGTGGTAATGCCGCCAAGGTTAAGGCCAAATATTTAGTAGAATTGGCTAACGGCCCGATAAGCTACGAGGCAGATGAGATTCTTTTTAACAACAAACAAGTAGTAGTCCCGGACATTCTAGCTAATTCCGGCGGTGTAATCGTTAGTTATTTTGAATGGGCGCAAAATCGCGCTGGCCAGATCTTAGATGAAGATTATCTTCGTGGTTTGTTGGATAAAAAAATGAAATCGGGCTGGGAGGCGGTTTATACTAGTTTCCGTAAACATGAAGGCCAGATCAGCTTACG contains the following coding sequences:
- the truB gene encoding tRNA pseudouridine(55) synthase TruB, whose protein sequence is MMEIKTGFILIDKPLGLSSHGVVNYLRRVSGLKRIGHAGTLDPLASGLMILAVGREYTKQLGKLIKLDKEYQADIYLGATSPSYDREQEVIPSYNGQRLKKTQIKQAVLNYSGPIEQRPPIFSAKKIQGQRAYRLARRAEAFTPKTQTINIYEIKITSYRWPHLKIRVKCSSGTYIRSLAHDLGQTLGTGAYLYDLKRTKINGFSLKKAIKLKKIQAKNLNKYLKNSL
- a CDS encoding DUF4342 domain-containing protein, which translates into the protein MASKKQTGTKTNKNEGAKKTFRFKVNGHEALSKVKELIKAGNIRRIIIKNEKEEVLMEIPLTAAVIGTVFAPVLAAVGALAALVNKCTIEVEKK
- a CDS encoding phosphomannomutase/phosphoglucomutase is translated as MFKPEIFKAYDIRGVYGQDFDNDLAYRLGQAYVALRRKDPDYLKSSDRMQVVVGRDMRLSSEDIKSSLIEGLLDAGADVIDINLVSTPTFYFAVANYNYDGGLMISASHNPKEWNGFKIVRSKARPVSGDSGLQDLLKLVEANDFPKIKDRGELRILDNVLEEQIRHDLKYAQAEQIKALKVVVDTANGMGSLYIERLFNLIPPKLIPLNFELDGSFPIHEADPLKEENNQQIKATIIKEKADLGIAIDGDGDRVFFFDNQGQTINQAIIRGLLAKLFLKDKPKSKIGYDIRPGKITEDLILENGGEAVVTKVGHALIKEQMLKDNIYFAGESSGHFYLNLEIGCFEMPVIIILKMLQEISSQSVSAADYIKPFNKYYLSGEINSEVKDKVASLEKLAKKYADGKINKLDGLSVSYPDFWFNVRGSNTENKLRLNLEATRPEIMKAKTEEVLKLIRE
- a CDS encoding tRNA uridine(34) 5-carboxymethylaminomethyl modification radical SAM/GNAT enzyme Elp3; its protein translation is MTKVNPEKLALTDILGQRIESLADLEKAKRLSAKKYHIPTVLNSTILREYRHLLSLGRRRDERLERLLRKRTIRTLSGIAPVAVLTKVYPCPGRCAYCPNEKDVPVSYLANEPAVMRAIRCQYDPYKQVTMRLYALENNGHEPTKIEIIVIGGTWSYLPERYKFWYILNCFRAANDYPNNKNNPKLKSLKAPFGQNLALSELKKRLLIEQKKNEKAVYKIIGLTLETRPDYINDKELKEMRILGCTRVEMGVQAIDDRILRLNQRGHGVAEIIAATKLLKSYGFKITYHIMPALPGSTPAKDLKMFKELFSSESYQPDQIKFYPTIVTAGTLLYRWYRQGKYKPYTDKQLQGLIVRCKESVPEYVRIIRLIRDIPGESIIAGNLITNLRQVMKDKGVKCNCIRCREAKDSKFSKTDFFIKVNSYKASGGQEYFISAVSRDGRILYGFCRLRLDASSRVAPALIRELHVYGELVSVGAKKKTQHSGLGKELMKNAEAIVKQNKIKKMAVISGVGVRDYYRKLGYKLKDSYLVKQIKSY
- the glyA gene encoding serine hydroxymethyltransferase, translating into MNYKDLSQQDQDVWKIIERETRRQQEEIELIASENYVSKAVLEAMATVLTNKYSEGYPGKRYYGGNQVIDEIESLAVSRCQKLFKAEHVNVQPLSGSPANAAVYMAFLEPGDKVLGLKLDHGGHLSHGHSVNFSGRLYNFVQYGVKAETGMIDMEEVREIALKEKPKMIVAGFSAYSREIDWLGFKKIADEIGAYTFADIAHIAGLVAAEVLDNPVPIFDVVSSTTHKTLRGPRGAIIMCKEQFAKQIDRAVFPGMQGGPHDHITAAKAVAFGEALQPEFRDYAEQVVKNAQAMAAEFIARGYRVVSGGTDNHLMVLDLSSRGLVGKLAEQTLEKIGISVSRSTIPNDPNPPMNPSGLRLGTPAVTTRGMKEAEMAAIVDLIDQALNNIDNEIKLNELKDRVRDLCAKFKLNY
- a CDS encoding bifunctional 5,10-methylenetetrahydrofolate dehydrogenase/5,10-methenyltetrahydrofolate cyclohydrolase; protein product: MEIIDGKKIAERIKDEIVAETCQIANSASNRRPNLAIILVGEREDSKLYVSLKEKEGVKIGIDTNLYKLDESTSEAEILNLIGFLNRDEMIDGILVQLPLPEKFDTDKIIKTINPLKDADGFHPQHPAYLISPVLGSILEILKEIKFSSQGKRACVLYNSEVFGSTLAASLKSLGLVIDLVSFKDLDLSDDKKQQSKRGETKKISVQADLLISALGLPGFVTKEMVKSGSVVIDIGITKLAGKVKGDVDFTDVKDVSAYITPVPGGIGPLTIALLFRNVLEIYKHRK
- a CDS encoding ATP-dependent DNA helicase RecQ; translation: MTAIELKKQQLRELLKIHFGYESFRPGQEQAIDNILHGRHTVVVLPTGGGKSLIYQLPALVLDGITLVVSPLIALMKDQVDSLERVGIPATYINSSLSLAESGQRLEKIKKGLFKLVYVAPERFYNQDFINDLKQLKVSLFAIDEAHCISQWGHDFRPSYLKLKEAIRFFGQPTVVALTATATPEVRDDIVKQLNLMNPDLVIKGFARPNLQFGVIQSNDSQKIDFIVDVIKNMEHGSGIVYVGTRNKADELVEILLANDIKAVVYHAGMDSDSRDWVQDSFLRGQAQVVVATNAFGLGINKKDIRFVIHHDLPGTIEAYYQEAGRAGRDNQPSFCLLFYSPKDRYLREFFIKGDNPSPEIISEIYEFLIGAESDHDGSILITYSDIIKNLSDNVPEMSVGTALKVLERHGYITRPNEKTANAYIKVQGQETDLRAAVGRRAKVQAEIIEKLLESQTDKLFSGWEINLEELAAILKVKKESLVRTLKKLQERQLLEYRPPFKGTEIKILKRVDPFDLDLNHRALREKAARAYEKLDEMESYVYNLGCRQTYILNYFGDHSSSDCGQCDRCLKTDKLKSSGQEDFRNKEYLS
- a CDS encoding class I SAM-dependent methyltransferase, yielding MDRQTEQNLLKIVRNNYQTVAEEFNVTRKKEVWPEIKELAAEIKDGDKVLDVGCGNGRLLEALTGRNIEYLGIDQSQNLIELAKTNHPLADFRTGDLLDLGQIDSHGFDHVFCLAVFHHLPSDKLRIQALKQLKNKVGFEGRIIISVWNLWGHRKYRSLIWKFFFLKLLKKHRMKFGDVLFSWKNSQQQVVSQRYYHAFRTRQLKDLAKRADLKITKLYHDKYNYWLILEKKK
- a CDS encoding metal-sensing transcriptional repressor; this encodes MKTTEQRINNIIGQLEGVKKSLSQKNKDCFKLIIQLKAIKSAASALIDKVIQDEFVACWPQSQAKKDKIQKIFTEIIKK